In Populus alba chromosome 1, ASM523922v2, whole genome shotgun sequence, a single window of DNA contains:
- the LOC118055616 gene encoding tubulin beta-4 chain, which yields MREILHIQGGQCGNQIGSKFWEVVCAEHGIDPTGKYTGSSDLQLERVNVYYNEASCGRFVPRAVLMDLEPGTMDSVRTGPYGQIFRPDNFVFGQSGAGNNWAKGHYTEGAELIDSVLDVVRKEAENCDCLQGFQVCHSLGGGTGSGMGTLLISKIREEYPDRMMLTFSVFPSPKVSDTVVEPYNATLSVHQLVENADECMVLDNEALYDICFRTLKLTTPSFGDLNHLISATMSGVTCCLRFPGQLNSDLRKLAVNLIPFPRLHFFMVGFAPLTSRGSQQYRSLTVPELTQQMWDSKNMMCAADPRHGRYLTASAMFRGKMSTKEVDEQMMNVQNKNSSYFVEWIPNNVKSSVCDIPPIGLAMASTFIGNSTSIQEMFRRVSEQFTAMFRRKAFLHWYTGEGMDEMEFTEAESNMNDLVSEYQQYQDATVDEELEYEDEEEEEAA from the exons atgagagaaatccTTCACATTCAAGGAGGACAGTGCGGTAACCAAATCGGCTCCAAGTTCTGGGAGGTTGTTTGCGCTGAGCATGGAATTGATCCCACTGGAAAATACACTGGATCCTCTGACCTTCAATTGGAGCGCGTCAATGTTTATTACAATGAGGCCTCATGCGGACGATTTGTCCCTCGCGCTGTGCTTATGGATCTTGAGCCTGGTACTATGGACAGTGTGAGGACTGGTCCCTATGGCCAGATCTTTAGGCCTGATAACTTTGTGTTTGGACAGTCTGGCGCTGGAAACAACTGGGCCAAGGGTCATTATACTGAGGGTGCGGAGTTGATTGATTCGGTTCTTGATGTTGTGAGGAAGGAGGCGGAGAATTGTGACTGTCTTCAAG GATTTCAAGTTTGCCACTCACTCGGTGGAGGAACTGGTTCTGGGATGGGGACTCTTTTGATTTCTAAGATCAGAGAGGAATACCCTGATAGAATGATGCTCACTTTCTCTGTGTTTCCATCACCCAAGGTTTCTGATACTGTTGTGGAGCCATATAACGCCACCCTTTCTGTTCATCAGTTGGTTGAGAACGCTGATGAGTGTATGGTGCTTGACAATGAGGCCTTGTATGATATTTGCTTCAGGACTCTCAAGTTGACTACTCCTAGCT TTGGTGACCTGAACCATCTGATCTCTGCAACAATGAGTGGGGTTACCTGCTGCCTCAGGTTCCCTGGCCAGCTCAATTCTGATCTTAGGAAGCTTGCTGTGAACCTTATCCCCTTCCCCCGCCTGCACTTCTTTATGGTTGGATTTGCTCCTCTTACCTCTCGTGGCTCTCAGCAGTACAGGTCACTTACTGTCCCAGAACTCACCCAGCAGATGTGGGATTCCAAGAACATGATGTGCGCCGCAGACCCACGCCACGGTCGCTATCTGACTGCCTCTGCCATGTTCAGGGGCAAGATGAGCACTAAAGAAGTTGATGAACAAATGATGAATGTCCAAAACAAGAATTCCTCCTACTTTGTTGAGTGGATTCCAAACAATGTCAAGTCCAGCGTGTGTGATATTCCTCCAATAGGGCTTGCAATGGCATCCACCTTCATCGGAAACTCAACCTCCATCCAGGAGATGTTCAGGCGTGTGAGCGAGCAATTCACAGCTATGTTCAGGAGGAAGGCTTTCTTGCACTGGTACACGGGGGAAGGCATGGATGAGATGGAGTTCACCGAGGCTGAAAGCAACATGAATGACCTCGTGTCTGAATATCAGCAGTACCAGGATGCAACCGTTGATGAAGAACTTGAGTACgaggatgaggaggaggaagaggctGCCTAG
- the LOC118055614 gene encoding uncharacterized protein: protein MRNFVNVVARSFALSSSLLSHLHKVQFSPRKNCVISILVGSRISPHLVTITEVIDHCKRLTTRVSFDEEEVKDDNLNQMLNAVENAPESATRRIGTAYVHNLCKAGNLFTAVRLLQSLCDKNIFLGPSAYNIILVAASEKNDIAILSLVFKDLIVSCQSLPSTSYLKLARGFVKTNDDVQLLRLVKEVSEMTFPSSMMVVNRIIFAFAECGQFDKALLIFEQMENLKCRPDLVTYNTVLDLLGHAGRIDEMLFEFASMKEAGILPDFISYNTLLNQLRKVGRLDLCSVYFRDMVESGIEPDMLTYTALIGSFGQSGNIEESLRLFNEMKTKQIRPSIYIYRSLISSLEKMGKVELATTLLEEMNASMSNLASHKDFKRTRK from the coding sequence AATTGTGTCATATCCATCCTTGTTGGTTCTCGGATTTCACCCCACTTAGTTACTATAACTGAAGTCATTGATCATTGCAAACGACTCACAACACGGGTGTCTTTTGATGAAGAGGAGGTCAAAGATGATAACTTGAATCAAATGCTTAATGCTGTCGAAAATGCCCCAGAATCTGCCACCAGAAGAATCGGAACTGCTTATGTCCATAACTTGTGTAAAGCTGGAAACCTTTTCACTGCGGTTAGACTGCTGCAATCATTATGtgataaaaacattttccttggCCCGAGTGCTTATAATATCATTTTGGTGGCAGCTagtgaaaaaaatgatattgcGATTTTGTCCCTGGTTTTTAAGGATTTGATTGTGTCTTGTCAGTCTTTGCCTTCGACTTCGTATCTGAAACTTGCCAGGGGTTTTGTGAAGACAAATGATGATGTCCAGCTACTGAGACTTGTCAAAGAAGTTTCTGAAATGACATTCCCGAGTAGCATGATGGTTGTAAATAGAATTATCTTTGCCTTTGCTGAATGTGGGCAGTTTGACAAAGCCCTTCTGATATTTGAGCAGATGGAGAATCTGAAATGTAGGCCGGATTTGGTCACGTATAATACTGTTTTGGATCTCTTAGGTCATGCAGGTCGGATTGATGAAATGCTCTTTGAGTTTGCCTCCATGAAGGAAGCAGGAATTCTCCCAGATTTTATTTCTTACAATACTTTGCTAAATCAGTTAAGGAAGGTAGGAAGATTGGATTTGTGTTCGGTGTATTTCCGGGACATGGTTGAGAGTGGAATTGAACCAGATATGCTTACATATACTGCATTGATTGGGAGTTTTGGCCAGTCTGGAAACATCGAGGAATCATTGAGACTCTTCAATGAGATGAAGACAAAGCAGATCCGCccatctatttatatatatcgaTCGTTAATTTCCAGTCTGGAGAAGATGGGTAAGGTGGAATTGGCAACGACCCTTTTGGAAGAGATGAATGCATCAATGTCAAACCTAGCCAGTCATAAGGATTTCAAACGAACGCGCAAGTAG